The following are encoded together in the Xanthobacter autotrophicus Py2 genome:
- a CDS encoding efflux transporter, RND family, MFP subunit (TIGRFAM: efflux transporter, RND family, MFP subunit~PFAM: secretion protein HlyD family protein~KEGG: bbt:BBta_2738 putative RND efflux membrane fusion protein): protein MKKRMILMLAAVALVFGALYGFQLFKASMIKQALASLRDPPQTVATTVAGLTPWQSTVKAVGSVRAEAGADLALESSGTVAKINFKSGDEVREGQVLLQLRDEQEVANLAALKATADVSAIILNRDQEQLKIHAVSQATIDSDTANLKKALAQVAEQQAVVDKKTLKAPFSGRLGIRSVDLGQYVSAGTAVVTLQSLNPIFIDFYLPQQALAEVKTGQTVKATVDTYPGQAFEGTVTAISPKVDVTSRNVQLRAEFRNDDHRLTPGMFATVEVAVGTPDAFVTVPQTAVTANPYGDIVFVVEKKEGSATGLAARQVFVKTGATRGDQIAVLSGIKEGDQIVAAGQMKLHNGSQVSVNNTVLPANDPAPSIVDR, encoded by the coding sequence ATGAAGAAACGGATGATCCTCATGCTGGCCGCCGTCGCCCTGGTTTTCGGGGCGCTATACGGCTTCCAGCTCTTCAAGGCGAGCATGATCAAGCAGGCGCTGGCCTCGCTGCGCGACCCGCCGCAGACCGTCGCGACCACGGTGGCTGGCCTCACGCCCTGGCAGTCCACCGTCAAGGCGGTGGGCAGCGTGCGCGCCGAAGCGGGGGCAGACTTGGCGCTCGAGAGCTCCGGCACGGTCGCGAAGATCAATTTCAAGTCTGGTGACGAGGTGCGCGAGGGGCAGGTCCTCCTTCAACTGCGCGACGAGCAGGAGGTGGCCAATCTCGCCGCCCTGAAGGCGACTGCGGACGTCAGCGCCATCATCCTCAACCGCGACCAGGAGCAGTTGAAGATCCACGCGGTGAGCCAGGCAACCATCGACAGCGACACCGCAAACCTCAAGAAGGCGCTGGCCCAGGTGGCCGAGCAGCAGGCGGTGGTGGACAAGAAGACGCTGAAGGCGCCCTTTTCCGGCCGGCTCGGCATCCGCTCCGTCGATCTCGGCCAGTATGTGAGCGCGGGCACGGCGGTGGTGACGCTCCAGTCCCTCAACCCCATCTTCATCGACTTCTACCTGCCGCAACAGGCCCTCGCCGAGGTGAAGACGGGCCAGACGGTGAAGGCCACGGTGGACACCTATCCCGGCCAGGCCTTCGAGGGGACGGTGACGGCCATCAGCCCCAAGGTGGACGTCACCTCGCGCAACGTGCAACTGCGCGCCGAGTTCAGGAACGACGATCACCGCCTCACCCCCGGCATGTTCGCCACTGTCGAGGTCGCTGTGGGAACGCCGGACGCGTTCGTTACCGTGCCGCAGACGGCCGTGACGGCCAATCCGTATGGCGACATCGTTTTCGTGGTGGAGAAGAAGGAGGGCTCGGCCACAGGCCTCGCCGCGCGTCAGGTCTTCGTGAAGACGGGCGCGACGCGGGGCGACCAGATCGCCGTCCTATCAGGCATCAAGGAGGGCGACCAGATCGTCGCCGCCGGGCAGATGAAGCTGCACAACGGGTCCCAGGTCAGCGTCAACAATACGGTGCTGCCGGCCAACGACCCCGCTCCCTCCATCGTCGATCGCTGA
- a CDS encoding RND efflux system, outer membrane lipoprotein, NodT family (TIGRFAM: RND efflux system, outer membrane lipoprotein, NodT family~PFAM: outer membrane efflux protein~KEGG: bbt:BBta_2739 putative outer membrane efflux protein), which yields MRDLFALSGLAPCLKGGAFAASLLLMNGCMVGPDFEAPDAPRVSGYLPEGTPRPTTSADVHGGSRQVFLRGRDLPGEWWRVFRNKQIDAFVAEAIRNHPDVTAAQAALRAARENALAGEGALFPQVSASGSATRQVASLASQGESGNTSPYNLYNASVSVSYVLDVWGGTRRQVEALEAQADYQRFQLEATYLSLTANVVTAAITDASLRAQIEATNDIIKSEQEQLKLVQRQFELGAVAQSDVLSQQSNLAQTQATLPPLQKQLAQQRNQLMAYLGRLPSQDRGEHVTLASLTLPRDLPVSVPSALVRQRPDIGAVEASLHKATATVGVNVANMLPQVQLTGSYGRAGLTPDSLFSPGTAAWSIAGSVAQTVFDGGTLYHDKESAVASNEQALAQYKSTVITAFRDVADSLRAIEADASTLKAQLAYEKAAQESVKISRTQYLAGAVTYPSVLTAEQNFQQAVVARVKAQAARFTDTAALFQALGGGWWNRVDQTAQAEPRTNAGYFQDH from the coding sequence ATGCGAGACCTGTTTGCCCTTTCCGGGCTCGCGCCCTGCCTAAAGGGAGGCGCCTTCGCCGCTTCCCTGCTGCTCATGAACGGCTGCATGGTGGGGCCGGACTTCGAGGCGCCCGATGCACCGCGCGTCAGCGGCTACCTGCCCGAAGGCACGCCCCGTCCTACGACCTCGGCGGATGTCCATGGTGGAAGCCGCCAGGTCTTTCTCCGCGGTCGCGATCTGCCCGGCGAGTGGTGGCGGGTGTTCCGCAACAAGCAGATCGATGCCTTCGTCGCGGAGGCGATCCGCAACCATCCGGACGTGACCGCCGCCCAGGCTGCGCTGCGGGCGGCACGCGAAAACGCCCTGGCCGGCGAGGGCGCCCTGTTTCCGCAGGTGTCGGCGAGCGGCAGCGCCACCCGGCAGGTCGCCTCGCTGGCGAGCCAGGGCGAGAGCGGCAACACCAGCCCCTACAATCTCTACAACGCCTCGGTCAGCGTCAGCTATGTGCTGGACGTATGGGGTGGCACCCGCCGGCAGGTCGAGGCGCTGGAGGCGCAGGCGGACTATCAACGCTTCCAGCTGGAGGCGACCTATCTCAGCCTCACCGCGAATGTGGTGACGGCGGCCATCACCGATGCCTCTCTGCGCGCGCAGATCGAAGCAACCAACGACATCATCAAGTCCGAGCAGGAACAGCTCAAGCTGGTCCAGCGCCAGTTCGAGCTGGGCGCGGTGGCTCAATCCGACGTGCTATCGCAGCAGTCCAATCTCGCCCAGACCCAGGCGACCCTGCCGCCGCTGCAGAAGCAGCTCGCCCAGCAGCGTAACCAGCTGATGGCCTATCTCGGCCGGCTGCCGAGCCAGGATCGGGGCGAGCACGTGACCCTTGCCAGTCTCACATTGCCGCGCGATCTTCCCGTCAGCGTCCCCTCCGCGCTGGTGCGGCAGCGGCCCGATATCGGCGCGGTGGAGGCGAGCCTGCACAAGGCCACCGCCACCGTGGGCGTCAACGTGGCCAATATGCTGCCGCAGGTTCAGCTCACCGGTAGCTACGGCAGGGCCGGCCTCACCCCCGACAGCCTGTTCTCGCCGGGCACCGCCGCCTGGAGCATCGCCGGCAGCGTCGCACAGACGGTGTTCGACGGCGGGACGCTCTACCACGACAAGGAATCCGCCGTCGCGAGCAACGAGCAGGCGCTGGCGCAATACAAGAGCACGGTCATCACCGCCTTCCGCGACGTGGCGGATTCGCTGCGCGCCATCGAGGCTGATGCCAGCACGCTGAAGGCCCAGCTCGCCTATGAGAAGGCGGCGCAGGAGAGCGTGAAGATCTCCCGCACCCAGTATCTGGCCGGCGCGGTGACCTATCCCTCGGTGCTCACAGCCGAGCAGAACTTCCAGCAGGCCGTGGTCGCGCGGGTGAAGGCGCAGGCCGCCCGCTTCACCGATACCGCGGCGCTGTTCCAGGCCCTGGGCGGCGGCTGGTGGAACCGTGTGGACCAGACGGCGCAGGCCGAACCCCGCACCAACGCCGGCTATTTCCAGGACCACTGA
- a CDS encoding transcriptional regulator, TetR family (PFAM: regulatory protein TetR~KEGG: rpc:RPC_1187 transcriptional regulator, TetR family), translating to MSECNASSLEPQDASSLRPKAREALAAARAVFLEVGYDGASMDAIARVGALSKATLYAHFSNKAALFEELIRVECRAVNANLYVPDPKSATVSKELRKVAANYRGIFADREGLDIFRILIPVAPRFPRLAQVFNDEGPGAAIHQIAGYLRALSDAGRLRIPDPELAAHQFLALVTEDIKLSGALGFPPSSGRAADRLIESGIAMFLGFYKA from the coding sequence ATGTCGGAATGCAACGCTTCATCCCTTGAGCCGCAAGACGCCAGCTCCCTGAGGCCCAAAGCCCGGGAGGCCCTCGCGGCGGCCCGCGCCGTGTTCCTGGAGGTGGGCTACGACGGCGCCAGCATGGACGCGATCGCGCGCGTCGGTGCGCTGTCCAAGGCGACTCTCTATGCGCACTTTTCCAACAAGGCCGCCCTCTTCGAGGAACTGATCCGGGTCGAATGCCGGGCGGTGAACGCCAACCTCTACGTGCCGGACCCCAAGAGCGCCACCGTTTCGAAGGAGCTGCGCAAGGTGGCGGCCAACTATCGAGGCATTTTCGCGGACCGCGAGGGGCTCGACATCTTCCGGATCCTGATTCCGGTCGCGCCGCGGTTTCCCCGTCTCGCCCAGGTTTTCAATGATGAAGGGCCAGGTGCCGCGATCCATCAGATCGCGGGCTATCTCCGTGCGCTGAGTGACGCGGGCCGCCTCCGGATTCCGGATCCCGAACTGGCGGCGCACCAGTTTCTCGCGCTGGTCACCGAGGACATCAAGCTGAGCGGGGCCCTGGGGTTTCCCCCCTCGAGCGGTCGCGCGGCCGATCGCCTGATCGAGAGCGGCATCGCGATGTTCC